The Bacteroidales bacterium region TATTTCACTAATTCACTAACAGAAAGGCTAATTCACTTCAATATTCTTTTTCTTCCCCATTGATTCAAGATCAAAATAAACCGAAAAATGATTTGAACCGCCGGCTTGATGATAACTTGCTCTTCCGAAACTTACACCGAACTTTTTTAGTTTAATTCCAAAACCCCAAGAAAAACCGACAAATCCTGCTTTATCAAGCAGTTTCATTTCTTGTCTTCTTTGATGGTTATAAGCTAAAGTTGCGTAAAAACTTTTTAAAGGAATTAAATCTACCCCAATAATAAGATGTCGCATTGTATTATCCAAAATATTATATAAATTTTCACCTCGAACTTTTTCCTCTTCACCGGCAAAGGATATTTGCGTAACTTTTTGAGGTACTTCGTACATTAAGTTCCATTTGTTAAGATGGTGTGCAGTGAAACTTACTCTGAAAGGAGCATGAGCCAATTTTTTAGAAACACCTATTTGAATATCTGTCGGAAGCGGTTCATAATGATCGCTGTAATATGGTTTAATCTGTGTTCCGATATTTTTCATTAGTAAGGATACTGCAAATTCTTTTTCCTTTTTAAAATAAGTTACACCAATATCAGCTGCAATACCAAAAGAATTATATTGCTCAAGATATGAATAGATCGGTTTAAGATTAACACCTGCACTAATGTTAGGATATACTTCTTTTGACCAAATCAAATTTAATGCATAATCAGAGGCTTTGAATTCACCGGTTATGATACCCGTTTCATCTGCTGCAATAAAAGTTCCGTAATTAACATATTGAATACCTGCTGAAAATGTTCCGTATTTTCCTTTATCGAATGCATATCCGGCATAACCGAAATTAATTCCTGCAAAGTAGTTAATATAGTTTAATATGATTCGATTATTCATATCGGGATTCAATAATGCAGGATTATGATGTGCAAAATTCAAATCATCATCATAAATTGATATGTTCTTGCCGCCAAGAGAAGCAACTCTTGCAGAATTCGTAAGATTCAAAAAATCATATACTCCTGATCCTCCTATTTGAGAAAAGGATAAAAATGGAATAATGATTAACACTAATATTAATTTATACTTGAACATTAAGACATTTTTTGATTTACAAAGATAATCTTTTTTTATATTGAGTTGAATTTTAATTTTGCAGATATTATGCAATAATATACAGGTTTTACTTTGTAAAAAGCCGGCTAATGTAGGGATTTACAATAAAACGTTTTAAGTTACAGGTTGTAAGTTGTAAACCCGCAACTTGTAACTCGCAACTTATAATCTTTGAAACAGCAGACAATAACAAAATAACAGATAATATGTCTGTTAATTATTTTACATAATATCAACTCAATAAAATAAAACGATGAAAATTGAAAGAAATTACATAAACAAAGATATTATTATCAAATCTAAAGATTCTGTCTTAACTTATTTAGATGATTTAAAAGACAGAGACATTAACTCAACGGAAGATTTGAACAGATGGTGGAAAGACAAAAGTGAAACAGAAGCTTTTCTTGAAGAAAATATGGCGTGGAGATATATTAAAATGAGCTGTGATACCTCTGATAAAAAACTCTCTGAAAGTTTTAATTTTTTTGTAACAGAAATTGAACCGGTTGTTTCCGAATATTCTGATATTTTTGATAAGAAGCTGATTAATAATAAGTTCACAAATAAATTAAACAAAGATAAATTTTCAATACCTCTGAAAAAAATTAAACGTTCAATTAAGCTTTTTCGAAAAGAAAATATTCCGATTTTCTCTGAACTTCAGAAAAAAGAAAGAGAATTCGGAGCAATTTCCGGAGCAATGACTGTTAATTATAATGATAAAGAAATGACTTTGCAAGAAGCCGGCAATTTTTTGAAAGACACTGACAGAAGTATAAGAAAGGAAGTGTATGAAATGATAGGGAACAGAAGATTAAAAGATTCCGAGAAGTTGAACGATTTACTAAGCGAGTTGATTACTAAAAGGCACAAAGTTGCAAAAAATGCCGGTTTTGATAATTACAGAGATTATATGCATTCGGCTTTGAAAAGGTTTGATTACTCTGTTGATGACTGCATAAGTTTCCAAAATTCAATCAAAGAAACAGTATTGCCGATTATTGATGATATTCATATGCAAAGGAAAGAAAAATTAAAATATGATACTTTAAAGCCTTATGATACTTCAGTTGATGTTGATTTGAAACCACCGTTAAAACCTTTTAAAGACGGAAATCAGTTGACAGATAAAGCTATAGAAGTTTTCAGCAAAGTCAGGCCCAAGTATGGTGAGTATTTAAAGATTATGAAAGAGAATTCCTTTTTAGATTTAGATTCTCGCAAAGGAAAAGCACCCGGAGGATTTAATTATCCTTTGTATGAAAGTAATATTCCCTTTATTTTCATGAACGCAACAGGTAATCAAAGAGATTTGGAAACAATGATGCACGAAGGCGGTCATGCTGTTCATTCTTTTTTAAGCAGCGGTCTTGAATTAGTAGATTTTAAAGAACTTCCCTCTGAAGTTGCCGAATTGGCATCAATGTCAATGGAACTGATAACATCCAAGTATTGGGATGTGTTTTACAAAGATACTGATGAATTGAAAAGAGCAAAACGAACTCATCTTGAGGGTGTTATCTCTGTACTGCCATGGATAGCAATTGTAGATAAATTTCAACATCAATTATATTTAAATCCTGATCACAACTCTAAGGAAAGAAAAGATATATGGGTTCAAATATCTGATGAATTCAGCAGTACGATGATTGATTGGACAGGATATGAGATGTTTCACGAACATTTGTGGCAAAGGCAATTGCATATATTCGAAGTTCCTTTTTATTATATTGAATACGGTATAGCTCAATTAGGTGCTGTTGCGGTTTGGAGAAATTTTAAGAAAAATCCCGAGAAAGCATTAAATATGTTAGAAAATGCCCTGAAATTAGGATATTCAAAATCAATACCTGAAATATATAAAACTGCCGGAATAGAATTTAATTTCAGTAAAGAATATATTGCTGAATTGATGGGTTTTGTGAAAGATGAATTAGGGAAGTTATAATTACGTGAAATAAGCTCTTTGGCTTGATTAATAGAGCTTACCGGATGTCTGTTTTCTTAATGAAATAAAATTTACCGCTGAATTATTAGCTTTGTTTACAATTTTTTAACACTTTTGCTGTTTATAAAGTGTAAAAATATTTCAATGAAGAAGATAGCCATAATTATGCTTATATTGTTGACGGGAATTGTTTCCGGTTTTTCTCAAAGGTGGAACAAAGTTCAGAATAGAAGATTTCTTGATCAAAAAAAAATACATTTTGGTTTTACTGTAGGAATAAATACTTCTGATTTTTATATCAGAAATTCTGATACATTTTTTGATACAGCTGTAATAAAAGAAGTTTACAGTATTGAAAACAGCCAAAACCCCGGATTTCATCTGGGTCCGATATCAAATGTCAGGCTCGGAAAGTATTTTGATATCCGTTTATTAATAAACCTTTCGTTTACACAAAGGAATTTAGAATATTTAAGATTGAGAGAAAATCAAAATGGTGAAGAATATTTCAGTACGCACACCATGAAGTTATCCTCAACATTTCTTGAATTTCCCTTATTATTGAAGTATAAATCAAAACGAATAAATAATTACAGGATGTATTTAATAGGAGGTATAAGTCCGAGGTTAGACCTTGCTGCAAAGAAAAAAATTCCGGAAGAACTACAGCCTATGATACGCTTGCAACAACCGGATATTTACGGAGAGTTTGGTTCGGGCATTGACTTTTACTTGCCTTATTTTAAATTTTCTACTGAGATAAAAATGGGTGTCGGTATAAACAATATGGCAGTTCCTGATAATTCGGAATTCACGGGTGCAATGAAATATCTTAGATCAAAAATATTTATGATATCTTTTCATTTTGAGGGGTAATATCAAAATAAATATTGTTCTACTGTTATTTTACCGGTTACTAATAATATATACAACCTTCAGAGTAATTGTTAACTTTGAAGGTTTTTTATTTAAAATTAATTATGCAAAAAGTTATTAATATATCAATTTCACCTAAAAGGGCATCCGATGAAAAATATTATAAAGTTGATGCTGCCGAATATCTCAATATTAAAGTTGAAGAAATTACCGGTATTGAAATTTTAAAAAAATCAATTGATGCCCGAAAAAAGTTTATTAAAGTTAATCTGCAACTGCATGTTTGGTGGGGAGAAATATTTACAAAAGAAGATGAATTCAGATTAAAGTTAAATAATGTTTCAGCCAAGCCGGAAGTTATTGTTGTAGGTGCCGGACCGGCCGGACTGTTTGCTGCATTAAAGTTAATTGAGAATAATTTAAAACCTGTTATTTTTGAAAGAGGTAAAGATGTAGGTGCAAGAAAAAGAGATATACAAACTTTAAATACAAATAAAGGAGTTAATCCTGATTCAAATTATTGTTTCGGTGAAGGCGGTGCCGGAACTTTTTCCGACGGTAAACTTTATACACGTTCAAAAAAACGTGGTGATGTTAAGCGAATTTTAGATATATTTAAATACCACGGAGCAAGCAATGATATTCTTTCTGATGCACACCCGCATATCGGTACGAATAAATTGCCCGGAATTATTGTAAAGATAAGAGAGACTATTGAAGAAGCCGGCGGTGAAATTCATTTTAATTCTCGAGTTGAAGATTTCATTATTGAAGAAGACACTATAAAAGGTATTATTACTCAACATGGTGATAAAGTACTCGGAAAAGCAGTAATTTTGGCAACAGGACATTCTGCAAGGGATATTTTTGAGTTACTGCATAAGAAGAATATATTGATTGAAGCCAAACCCTTTGCAATGGGTGTGCGAGTTGAGCATCCTCAAGACCTGATTGACAGCATTCAATACAGTTGCAAAATCAGAAGCAATTATTTGCCGGCAGCAAGCTACAGTTTAGTTTCACAAATAGAGGGCAGGGGAGTGTACTCTTTTTGCATGTGCTCCGGAGGTTTTATTGTCCCTGCCGTTACGGCACCTAACGAGATTGTTGTTAACGGTATGTCGCCCTCAAGACGAAATTCAAAGTTTGCCAATTCAGGAATTGTTGTTGAGATTAGAGTTGAAGATTTTCCCGAATATGAGAAATACGGAGTTCTTGCCGGATTAAAATTTCAACAAACATTGGAACATACGGCATTTTTAAACGGCGGTAACGGCCTTATTGCACCTGCACAACGCCTGCACGACTTTGTAAACGGAAAATTATCTCCTGTTTTACCTGAAACATCTTATAATCCCGGAATACTGTCTTCGCCTTTGCATTTTTGGTTGCCGGAACATATCAGCAAACGTTTACGTGAAGGTTTTAAATATTTCGGAAAACGAATGCGAGGATACTTAACAAATGAAGCTGTTGTTCTCGGTGTAGAAACCGGAACATCATCACCTGTACGAATTACCAGAGATAAAGAAACCTTACAACATCCGCAAATTAAAAATTTATACCCTTGCGGCGAAGGAGCCGGCTATTCCGGAGGTATTATTTCTTCTGCTGTTGATGGTGAGAGATGTGCGGGGAAGATTGTTTAACAAAAAAGATATGATATTTTAAGTATATATATATATTCTAAATTTTTATTTGGTTCTTAATTTAATAGTATAAATATTTGCATACTTGTGTGATGCAATCATTATAAAATAATAATATGAAGTTTACTAAATGGTTATCTTTTTTCATATACTTCTTATACAAATGAACGGGCATTTAATTCATTCGGCGGAAATTTATTATTAGGAGCTGATTTTTTTCTTGTTAAAAATATGTATTTTGGTTTTGAGTTAGGGTTGGGATATGAAATGATAAAATACAAACAGGTAGAATATGTGATTTCATCAGATGTAAGAGAAACTGAAACTATTCCGTCAAGTAAATCATCTGATTTTGGATTTTTCTTTAACAATTCAATAAGATTAGGAATTTGGTTCTAATAATGCCGATAAATAATTAATGCGATTAAAATGTTAAATATATTCCAAAGCCTCTCTAACCAACCCAATTGATTCATAAATTTCATCATCAGTAATAGTCAAGGGTGGTGCAATTCTAAATCGGGTGTTGTCAAATAAAAACGGGTCGCTTATAAATCCAAGTTCTATACCTTTATTAATAACTTTCTCAACAGCGTCGGAACCGGCAAGTTCAAAAGCTAAAAATAAACCTTTGCCTCTTACGGATTTTACTTTCGGATGATCTTTTAAAGCATCAATATAGATTTTGCCCTTTCTGTTGGCTTCTTGTATTAAGTTATTTTCTGTTAATACTTCTAAACTTGCCAAAGCAGCAACTGCTGAAACCGGATGCCCGCCAAATGTAGTAATGTGCCCTAATGTAGGTTCGTAAGTAAGAGAATTCAATACATCTTTATCCGCAACAAAGGCACCAATCGGCATTCCTCCGCCCATACCCTTTGCAATAGCAATAATATCGGGAACAATATTATAATGTTCAAAAGCAAAAAGTTTTCCGGTTCTTCCGAATCCTGTTTGTATTTCATCAATTATTAACAAAGTTCCGGTTTTATTGCAACGTTCTCTCAATTTTGTCATGAACTCTTGCTTTGCAGGAATAATACCGCCTTCTGCTTGAATGGCTTCAATAATTACTCCGGCTGTCTTTTCTGTTATTTTATGAAGTTGAGAGACATCATTAAAATTAAGAAAAGAAATTGAGGGTACCAAAGGCCTGAAGGCCTGCGTCAATTCTTCGTTATTCATTAAACTCAAGGCTCCGTGAGTACTCCCGTGATAAGCATTTTTAAATGCAATAATTTCGTGTCTTCCGGTATATCGTTTTGCTAACTTCATTGCTCCTTCAACAGCTTCACTGCCGGAATTAACGAAATATACAGAGTTTAATTTTTCCGGAAGATTATCTGTAAGCAATTTAGCATATTTTACTTGCGGGCTTTGGATATATTCCCCGTAAACCATTAAGTGCATATATTTATCAAGCTGATCTTTAATTGCTTGAACAACTTTCGGATGGCGATGACCGACATTACAAACTGATACTCCCGATACAAGGTCAATGTATTTTTTGCCGGTTACATCATATAAATAAATACCTTCAGCTTTGGTAATTTCAAGGGCTATAGGAGCTTGTGATGTTTGCCCTACATGTCGGAAAAAAAGTTGCCTGTTAGTAATCATAAGAACTATTTTTTAGATAAGTAATCTTTAATGATTAAATCTGATTTTTTTATTGATTGTTTCAACCATGTTAAAATTAATTCATCTTTTTCATTTTCATTCAATAAATATGAAATATCTGATTGCCTTAATTTATATGATAAATGATGTAGTATAATTGCTGCTGAAACAGAAATATTAAAACTTTCCGTAAAGCCGTACATAGGTATTTTAAGATATTCATCAGCATGTTTCATGGCAATATCCGATAAACCGGGCATTTCAGATCCGAACATTAATACAAATTTTCCTTTATTTATATTAAAATCTTCCAAATTCACATCGTCTGTATGAGGTGTAGTTGCAATAATTCTGTAACCTTGTTCTTTTAAATGATTTACAGCATCTTCTGTATTATGTTTTTTGCTGTTATATTTGTGTAGGTTAAGCCAATTTGATGAACCGCGTGTTACATCCGGATTTATTGAGTATTCATTTTCATTTTCTACAATATGAACATTTTGTATTCCGAAACAATCGCAAGTTCTTAATACAGCGCTTGCATTTTGCGACTGATAAATATCTTCTAATAAAACAGTAACATAATCAGTCCTGTCTTCTGCAATTTTTTTAAATAATTCAAATCGATCTGTTGTTACATTTGTGCTTAAATGATTTATAAGTTCTTTTGTCATGGCAATAAATAAAAAAAGGAACACAAAATGTGTTCCTTTTAGTGTAAGGCATAAGGATTATTAATTAACTTTTTTGTTTAAGTCACTTCCTGCTTTAAACTTAATTACGTTTTTAGACGGGATGTTAATTTCTTTACCTGTTTGAGGATTTCTGCCTTTTCTTGCATTTCTTTTGTTTACTGCAAAAGAACCAAATCCTACCAATGCTACTCTTTCACCTTTTTTTAAAGCACCTTCTGTTGCTTCAACAAATGCGTCTAAAGCTCTTCTCGAATCAGCTTTTGTTAATCCTGAACCTGATGCCATAGCATCAATTAATTCTGCTTTGTTCATAATAAAATAATTTTTTTAGTGATTAATAATATTAATTCAATGCAAATATAGGCTAATTCTGCTATATAGCAAATTTAAGGAGTCTTTTTTTTAAAAAAATATTGTTTTTTTTTCGCTCTGTATCCTTTTATATTAAGGGGGTGCAAGGTAAAGAGCAGGCAGTCAAGCTGTTGCGGTGCTGCGATGCTCAAGTTGTTGATTTTACTGTTATACAACAATATTTAAAAAAAGTTTATTTTTTTATAAAATATTAAAGATAGTTTATATATTTGCATTCGTTTTTGGAGAGATGGCAGAGTGGTCGAATGCGGTAGTCTTGAAAACTATTGTACTCACAAGGTACCGGGGGTTCGAATCCCTCTCTCTCCGCTGATGAGATTGAAGGAATGTGAAAAATTTCTTTCAATCTCTTTTTTTATTGGGCGTAATTACTCATTTTGTAAATCGCCGGATAATTTTTCAATTGTTTTGCTTCTAATTTGCTTATCTTCCCTTTATCTTTTAAAATCGGATATTCTGATAATTCAAGGAAATTATTCAAAAATTTTAACAGTTACTTTTAAAAAAATGAAAAATATTTCCAAAAAAAGCTGTCATTTTTGTTGTATAAAACGAATAAGTTGTATATTTGCATAATTAATGTAATGTTTACAACGTTAAAATGTGTTTTTTAAATGACTAAAAAGGAAGATGTTGAATTATTTCTAAAAAACTTTAAAACGAAATTGGGAATCTGGGATATAGCGTATTTAGACGGCAGACTCAAAAATGCACAAACGCTCTCAGATTTGGAAATTCCACCTTATAAAAGAACAGAGCTTGTAAAAAATTTGGATGTTCCTGATTTTTCAGAAGGACCAATAGAAGAAAAATTTTTTGGAGGTTCTGAAATGTAGGTATTTGGTAAAAAAGTGAAAAAGAAAGAAATTTATATTAAAATAACAATGGGAACACCCAATAACGCTGTTATTTGCATATCATTTCATATTGCTGAACATAAAATGAAGTATCCTTTTAAATAAAAAACAAGAATTATGAAAAGTCCGTTTGCAGGAGGTAAAGCACTCCTAAAAAGAGAAAAAGCAGAATTTACCGTTCGAAAGGAAAAAGTTGAAATTATATATCATTATTATTTGTGTGAGGATACAAATGAGCGGTTTACAAATGATGAGATTGATACAATCAATTATAATCAGATTAATAACAAATACAGGGAAAAGTACTCTTTCCCTTTTCCTGATGAAATTAAAAACATCAGGAATAAATACGGATTAAGTGCCGGTAAAATGGCAGAAGTATTAGGTTTCGGAATTAATATGTATAGAAATTATGAAGCCGGAGAAATGCCAAGTGCATCAAACGCAAAATTAATTTTATTAGCAAAAGACCCCAAACAATTCAAAACACTAATAGAACGGAGTAGTGTATTTGAAGGGAAATCATTAGAAAAAATATTGAAAACTGTTAACAAAAAAATAGAAGAAGAACGGGTTTATTATTTTGAAATGAACCTAAAAAAATATTTACTCGGAAATCTTATACCCGGTAAATATAGCGGATATATAAAACCAAGCTTAAAAAAATTAACTGAAATGGTAATATTTTTCAGTCAAGAGCTAAGCCCTTGGAAGACATCTTTAAATAAGCTATTATTTTATTCAGATTTTTTGAATTATAAAAGAACCGGTTATGCAATAAGCGGAGCTAATTATAGAGCAATTAATTTAGGTCCGGTACCAATAAATTTTGATAGTATTTTTGAGTATATGGTTAATAGCAAAGATATAAAAATTAAATATCATGTTTTTGAAACAAATTTTGGTGAACAATTTAAATCATTTAAAGACAGACCTTTTAATCCGGAAATTTTTACTGAAACAGAATTAGAAACATTAAATATTATAGCCAACAGATTTAGAAAAATAAAAAACACAAAAGAAATTATAAATATAAGCCATGAAGAAAAAGCTTGGTTAGACAATGAAAAGAAAAAGAAATTGATTGATTATAAATACAGTTTTGATTTGATTGCTGTATAATAAAAAGACCGAAGCTTACGGAATAAAGCTTCGGTGCAGTTGAAAGATTTTTTAAGGGTTAATCATTTCATCTGTGAAGGTAAAAAGAGATACAGAGACCGGACGTTTTAATGGCCATTGCCGTTTCTTTGTATAAAAAAATAAATTCTGGCAATTACTACTGTCTCATTATCCCAAAATTTACTATTTTGTTTAACTTTTAAATATAAATCAAATGCTTTTCTTTTTGCACAAATTGTATTATTTATATCATTATAATGAGCCGGAGATTTTTTATAAGAATAATTACTCATTAAATAATTGTTAAAATCACTACAAAATTCTGATATCATATTAAAGTCTGTTTATAATTAGTCCCTTATTATCAAAAAGTTTGGCAAATTGGGTTTGCATTAATTTGATGTTTCGCCGGTTTTAGAAATTAATAAAATATTTCTTTTTCTTTTATAATATATTACAGTTAATATACTGTTCATATGTATTCTTTATTTTACACTCTCCTCAACAATCCCAATCTCCTCCTCCGTAAGCTCATACAACTCATAAACCATTTTATCAATTTCGGCTTCAAGGGCGGTGGTGTCGGCTTGCGGGTTTGCTTTTTTTAGTTTTAGGATTTTATCAATAATTAATGATAATTTTAATTGCTCTTCTTCAGCCATTTTAATAAACGGCAACTCATGAAGAAAACTACTTCTATACCTTAAATATCCACCTCCCATGTGCATACCTGAAAATAAATTTTTATATAGTACAGATAATAACTTTGAGTTAATAACAGCTAAAACACTTTTTAATTTATACGAACTGTCAATTAATGTACCGAAGTAAATACCACCTTGACAAATGCTTTTATTAATATCAAGTGTTGCTTCTATTTGCAATGCATCTTCTGCTATTAATATTTTTTCTTTTTGACAATTTATGTATCGATCAGATTTAACTGATACAGCTTGATTTAAAATTTCATCTTTTAAATATGTTCCTTTTATTATAGTACTATATCTATGAAATTGATATTGTTTAACTATATGATTTCCCCCAATATTCGATTCGTATTTTTTATTTATCCGTAATCCTTCTTGAATTTTTAATACATTTTTTAGTTTCTGCGTTTTATCAATTTTGAAATAGATATTTAAAATATTCCTTTTAAAGTTTATAGGAATTGTTAGGTTAGGGAATAAGTCAACTTCATTTTTTCCAAAAGAAGAATATTTATCAAAATAATTTATTGTTTGAATACTCTCACTTTCTTTTATCCATAATTTATCAAATTTCTCACCTTTACTATTAAGAAATATTAATGCCGGATATGTTGCGGCACTCTCAAATACTTTTAATTTACTAACACTGTTTATTTTAATTTCACTAAACTTATTAAGAAGTATTTTTCTTAAATTTTGTCCAGAATCTGTTGTTGTAAATCTATTTGGAGTAATAAAAACCAGATTTCCTTTATAACTCAATATGTCAACTCCTCTTTCATAAAAAAGGTAATATATATCATATTTCCCTTTTGGGCTATAATATTCTTGTGTATAAAAGGCTCTATCATTCTTTGATATATCATCTACTCTTATATACGGCGGATTACCAATCACAACATCAAAACCAATAAAGTTACCTTTATCATCCAACACTTCCGGAAACTCAAAACGCCATTCAAGGGCATTGCGATATATTTTATTATTTTTTAGATCTTTTATTTCTTCGTTGAGTTTGTTTATTTCAGCTTCCATTTTCTTCTTTTTTGCTTCTCGCTTTTTCTCTAAATTTTCTTGATTGTTTGAATTGCCGTATTCCTCTTGCGGTTCAAAAATCATATTAATTGAAAATAAATCATAGAA contains the following coding sequences:
- the porQ gene encoding type IX secretion system protein PorQ yields the protein MFKYKLILVLIIIPFLSFSQIGGSGVYDFLNLTNSARVASLGGKNISIYDDDLNFAHHNPALLNPDMNNRIILNYINYFAGINFGYAGYAFDKGKYGTFSAGIQYVNYGTFIAADETGIITGEFKASDYALNLIWSKEVYPNISAGVNLKPIYSYLEQYNSFGIAADIGVTYFKKEKEFAVSLLMKNIGTQIKPYYSDHYEPLPTDIQIGVSKKLAHAPFRVSFTAHHLNKWNLMYEVPQKVTQISFAGEEEKVRGENLYNILDNTMRHLIIGVDLIPLKSFYATLAYNHQRRQEMKLLDKAGFVGFSWGFGIKLKKFGVSFGRASYHQAGGSNHFSVYFDLESMGKKKNIEVN
- a CDS encoding M3 family oligoendopeptidase translates to MKIERNYINKDIIIKSKDSVLTYLDDLKDRDINSTEDLNRWWKDKSETEAFLEENMAWRYIKMSCDTSDKKLSESFNFFVTEIEPVVSEYSDIFDKKLINNKFTNKLNKDKFSIPLKKIKRSIKLFRKENIPIFSELQKKEREFGAISGAMTVNYNDKEMTLQEAGNFLKDTDRSIRKEVYEMIGNRRLKDSEKLNDLLSELITKRHKVAKNAGFDNYRDYMHSALKRFDYSVDDCISFQNSIKETVLPIIDDIHMQRKEKLKYDTLKPYDTSVDVDLKPPLKPFKDGNQLTDKAIEVFSKVRPKYGEYLKIMKENSFLDLDSRKGKAPGGFNYPLYESNIPFIFMNATGNQRDLETMMHEGGHAVHSFLSSGLELVDFKELPSEVAELASMSMELITSKYWDVFYKDTDELKRAKRTHLEGVISVLPWIAIVDKFQHQLYLNPDHNSKERKDIWVQISDEFSSTMIDWTGYEMFHEHLWQRQLHIFEVPFYYIEYGIAQLGAVAVWRNFKKNPEKALNMLENALKLGYSKSIPEIYKTAGIEFNFSKEYIAELMGFVKDELGKL
- a CDS encoding PorT family protein, giving the protein MKKIAIIMLILLTGIVSGFSQRWNKVQNRRFLDQKKIHFGFTVGINTSDFYIRNSDTFFDTAVIKEVYSIENSQNPGFHLGPISNVRLGKYFDIRLLINLSFTQRNLEYLRLRENQNGEEYFSTHTMKLSSTFLEFPLLLKYKSKRINNYRMYLIGGISPRLDLAAKKKIPEELQPMIRLQQPDIYGEFGSGIDFYLPYFKFSTEIKMGVGINNMAVPDNSEFTGAMKYLRSKIFMISFHFEG
- a CDS encoding NAD(P)/FAD-dependent oxidoreductase — translated: MQKVINISISPKRASDEKYYKVDAAEYLNIKVEEITGIEILKKSIDARKKFIKVNLQLHVWWGEIFTKEDEFRLKLNNVSAKPEVIVVGAGPAGLFAALKLIENNLKPVIFERGKDVGARKRDIQTLNTNKGVNPDSNYCFGEGGAGTFSDGKLYTRSKKRGDVKRILDIFKYHGASNDILSDAHPHIGTNKLPGIIVKIRETIEEAGGEIHFNSRVEDFIIEEDTIKGIITQHGDKVLGKAVILATGHSARDIFELLHKKNILIEAKPFAMGVRVEHPQDLIDSIQYSCKIRSNYLPAASYSLVSQIEGRGVYSFCMCSGGFIVPAVTAPNEIVVNGMSPSRRNSKFANSGIVVEIRVEDFPEYEKYGVLAGLKFQQTLEHTAFLNGGNGLIAPAQRLHDFVNGKLSPVLPETSYNPGILSSPLHFWLPEHISKRLREGFKYFGKRMRGYLTNEAVVLGVETGTSSPVRITRDKETLQHPQIKNLYPCGEGAGYSGGIISSAVDGERCAGKIV
- a CDS encoding aspartate aminotransferase family protein, producing the protein MITNRQLFFRHVGQTSQAPIALEITKAEGIYLYDVTGKKYIDLVSGVSVCNVGHRHPKVVQAIKDQLDKYMHLMVYGEYIQSPQVKYAKLLTDNLPEKLNSVYFVNSGSEAVEGAMKLAKRYTGRHEIIAFKNAYHGSTHGALSLMNNEELTQAFRPLVPSISFLNFNDVSQLHKITEKTAGVIIEAIQAEGGIIPAKQEFMTKLRERCNKTGTLLIIDEIQTGFGRTGKLFAFEHYNIVPDIIAIAKGMGGGMPIGAFVADKDVLNSLTYEPTLGHITTFGGHPVSAVAALASLEVLTENNLIQEANRKGKIYIDALKDHPKVKSVRGKGLFLAFELAGSDAVEKVINKGIELGFISDPFLFDNTRFRIAPPLTITDDEIYESIGLVREALEYI
- a CDS encoding RNA methyltransferase, which encodes MTKELINHLSTNVTTDRFELFKKIAEDRTDYVTVLLEDIYQSQNASAVLRTCDCFGIQNVHIVENENEYSINPDVTRGSSNWLNLHKYNSKKHNTEDAVNHLKEQGYRIIATTPHTDDVNLEDFNINKGKFVLMFGSEMPGLSDIAMKHADEYLKIPMYGFTESFNISVSAAIILHHLSYKLRQSDISYLLNENEKDELILTWLKQSIKKSDLIIKDYLSKK
- a CDS encoding HU family DNA-binding protein — its product is MNKAELIDAMASGSGLTKADSRRALDAFVEATEGALKKGERVALVGFGSFAVNKRNARKGRNPQTGKEINIPSKNVIKFKAGSDLNKKVN
- a CDS encoding DUF4065 domain-containing protein, whose translation is MKSPFAGGKALLKREKAEFTVRKEKVEIIYHYYLCEDTNERFTNDEIDTINYNQINNKYREKYSFPFPDEIKNIRNKYGLSAGKMAEVLGFGINMYRNYEAGEMPSASNAKLILLAKDPKQFKTLIERSSVFEGKSLEKILKTVNKKIEEERVYYFEMNLKKYLLGNLIPGKYSGYIKPSLKKLTEMVIFFSQELSPWKTSLNKLLFYSDFLNYKRTGYAISGANYRAINLGPVPINFDSIFEYMVNSKDIKIKYHVFETNFGEQFKSFKDRPFNPEIFTETELETLNIIANRFRKIKNTKEIINISHEEKAWLDNEKKKKLIDYKYSFDLIAV